Genomic segment of Nostoc sp. TCL240-02:
AGCAACACATTATAAATGGCCGGGGCATTAGTCAGCATGAGGATTACGCACTCAGCAGCACGAATGGCGTGGCGGGGATGTGTAGCAATTTCAGCCCCAGCTGCTTGTAGTGGTGCTAATTTTTCTGGGGTGCGATTGTAGGCAACTAGCTGTATATCTGCGGCTAATAACCTTTGAGCCATTGGTAGTCCCATCAGTCCAGTTCCCAGAAATGCCACCTTCATTTTTCATGTTCCTTTAATACAGCGTAGGCGTAGTCTGTTGTAGACATAGCATTTGCATTGTTTGATTTTAATAAGCTGTTCCACATTGAAATTGCATAACGTGGGCGGCAAGATACCCACCCCACAAGAGTTATGTTTAATTAGATTATGCAAATTAGATGTTTTTTAGCTTATCAGTTATCAGTGAACAGTTATTTCTGAACACTGATAACCTCTATTTGTTGACTATCCACCAGCCGCAAAAGTCACCATAATTATCACTGACAGTAAAATACCAGGGGTAAGTAGTGTTGCTAGCATTAGCAGGTCATGAGTTGACATAATTATTACTTTGGTAGTGTGTTTAACTTTACAGTATTCACTGTTATGCTAGTCTAAATAATATTGATACTGCATTCTTAAATAGAGTTTTAACTTTTCAAATTTACCTTTACTCTGGCAGGGTCAATCCTTTGAGTTTTTGAGAAGTTTCTTTATTGTCCAGACCTTTGCTCTGAATTAAGACTCCAAAGCCGCCTAGTCCTGTGGGATCTATAAGTTGGTGTAGTGCATCCCGATGCTGTAGTAACTGCGAGAGAGGTTGCTTTTGCTCGGAAAGGGCTGCAATGCGATCGCCTAACCCCAACGCCATCAAAAATAATCCCTGCTGAATAAAACCAATATTCTTTAAATTGTACCGTTCGCCCCAGCGTTCCAAAGCTGTAAAGTCAACATGGGCTGTGATATCTTGTCGCCCAATATTAATATAAGGGTTGTCATGGAAACGATGATGGTAATAACACTGTAGGGTTCCTTGCGAGCGCCTGGGATTATAGTAACGGCTGGCGGGGTAGCCATAATCAATTGTTAACACATAGCCGCGCTGCAAGCGGTCTGCTACTATACTCAACCAGTCACCAGCCGCTAAATTAATTTCACTACGGTAGCCATCGGGATATGCACTTTGGGTAAAGTTCATTTCCACTAAGTCTAAATATTCAGCCAGTTGGGGGGTTGAAGATTCTCCTGTGACTTCTACAAATGATGGGCATGGGGCATTAGTTTCTTTGTCATTACTATCTGTGGTTACATAAATTTCTCGAAGTTCGCCCGTTTCTAGGATGAATTGATGTACGGGGAACGCATCTACTAACTCGTTAGAGAAAAAGCAGCCTGCGATCGCATTTGGTGGTATCTCCTCTAAATTACACCAACGCACGGGTAAATCTTGTAAGCGTTGTTGCTGTTCTTGTCTTAAAGTTGGAGACTTTTCAACAATGATGTACTCTAGGGCGGTAAAAAAATCTGGATAGTGCTGTTGATGATATTTAAGGATATGCAATGCAAGCAATCCTTGACCTGCCCCCATTTCTACCAGAGAAAAAGGTACAGGTTTTCCTAAAATCTCCCACATTTGGAAAAATTGCTCTGCTAGTAATTCGCCAAAGTCAGGACAGAGGTTAGGAGAGGTGAAAAAATCACCACCTTTAAAGCCTATTTTGAGTGCATCGCTGGAATAGTAGCCGTATTCAGGGTGATATAGTGCCAAATCCATGAATTGGGCAAAAGTAATTCGTTGCTGAGGACTAGTGGTAATATGATTTGCGATCGCTGCACACAGCGCTGGATTTGAATCCATAAAATTTCAGATTTTAGATTTTCTCATCAGTCAAGAAACGCAGTATCGTAATTTACCCTTATGGGTTGCGTCTTGCTAAAAGGCGATCGCGCGCTCCAATAGGATTAAAACGCTTTTCAGCTTCCTGTTGAACCTCCGCAGCAAGCCTTTGACGCTCTCGAAGGTAGGCATCAACCTCAGCTTAGTGTCCTAAGTAATAACCAATCACCAAATAAATATCCCAAAGATGAAGCGATGGGTACTGTTCTCTGATCTCTTCTGCTGTAGCCCCTTCAAGGAAAGCTGTAACGACTGTATCTAAAGTGATGCGGGTTTTGCTAACTCTAACAACGCCATTTGCATCAGTTACAAGGGGAATCGGGGTAACAGTAGGAACAAGTAGCATCTTAATATCTGGGCAGTGCTGTTTTCCTATGGCCAGTATAAGCCCAATCTAGAAGTAGCAATCTAGATCAAGACATCTGCTAAAAGTCAATTTGTTACTTAGCCACTCACCAACGACACTAGCACACCATTGGGATCACGGACACGAGCAATAGTTTGTCCCCCATGAGTTTTAGGGGCATCTAATGCTTTTGCACCCGATCCGATCGCTCTCATGTAAGCACTGCCAACATCAGGAGTGATAAATGATATCTCGATTAATGCCGATGGTTGTGTGGGATCGTTGGGATGGAAGCCACCAGGAAATAACTTCTGTGCTTCGCTACTAGAGGAGAAAGCTAGTGTGGTGTTTCCGGTTTCGATTTCGGCCCAGATAGATTGCCCTTTATCTTGGAGAGTGCGACGAACTAGACCAAAAGCTTTCTCGTAAAACTCAACTGTTTTAACTACATCTTCTACCCAGATGACCGTGTAACCAAATT
This window contains:
- a CDS encoding DUF433 domain-containing protein, with product MLLVPTVTPIPLVTDANGVVRVSKTRITLDTVVTAFLEGATAEEIREQYPSLHLWDIYLVIGYYLGH
- a CDS encoding VOC family protein — protein: MKFGYTVIWVEDVVKTVEFYEKAFGLVRRTLQDKGQSIWAEIETGNTTLAFSSSSEAQKLFPGGFHPNDPTQPSALIEISFITPDVGSAYMRAIGSGAKALDAPKTHGGQTIARVRDPNGVLVSLVSG
- a CDS encoding class I SAM-dependent methyltransferase, with product MDSNPALCAAIANHITTSPQQRITFAQFMDLALYHPEYGYYSSDALKIGFKGGDFFTSPNLCPDFGELLAEQFFQMWEILGKPVPFSLVEMGAGQGLLALHILKYHQQHYPDFFTALEYIIVEKSPTLRQEQQQRLQDLPVRWCNLEEIPPNAIAGCFFSNELVDAFPVHQFILETGELREIYVTTDSNDKETNAPCPSFVEVTGESSTPQLAEYLDLVEMNFTQSAYPDGYRSEINLAAGDWLSIVADRLQRGYVLTIDYGYPASRYYNPRRSQGTLQCYYHHRFHDNPYINIGRQDITAHVDFTALERWGERYNLKNIGFIQQGLFLMALGLGDRIAALSEQKQPLSQLLQHRDALHQLIDPTGLGGFGVLIQSKGLDNKETSQKLKGLTLPE